In Horticoccus luteus, the following proteins share a genomic window:
- a CDS encoding LL-diaminopimelate aminotransferase, translated as MIRINENYTKLKASYLFADIARRVNTYVAAHPSKPVIRLGIGDVTEPLPPVCIEALHAATDEMSQRATFKGYGPEQGYAFLREAIAQHDYAARGCAIAADEIFVSDGSKCDCGNIQEIFSTDLRLAIPDPVYPVYVDTNVMAGRTGANVDGRYQGITYLESTPANGYVPSVPAGAADLIYLCFPNNPTGAVATRAQLAAWVAYAKQHKAVILFDSAYEAYIRDPEIPHSIYEIEGAHEVAIEFRSFSKTAGFTGTRCAYTVVPKALKAFDAAGAEHSVHALWNRRHTTKFNGVAYPIQKAAAAIYTAAGQQQTTALINFYLENAKLIRSAMTKLGFACIGGDNAPYIWINTGRDSWEFFDRLLNEAQVVCTPGAGFGKCGEGHVRISAFNSRENVETALARIAAALK; from the coding sequence ATGATTCGCATCAACGAGAATTACACGAAGCTGAAGGCTTCCTATCTTTTCGCCGACATCGCCCGCCGCGTGAATACTTACGTCGCGGCCCATCCGTCGAAGCCGGTCATCCGGCTCGGCATCGGCGACGTGACCGAGCCCTTGCCGCCCGTCTGCATTGAAGCGCTGCACGCCGCCACGGACGAGATGAGCCAGCGCGCCACCTTCAAGGGCTACGGTCCCGAGCAAGGCTACGCGTTCCTCCGCGAAGCCATCGCGCAGCACGATTACGCCGCCCGCGGCTGCGCCATCGCCGCTGACGAAATCTTCGTGAGCGACGGCTCCAAATGCGACTGCGGCAACATTCAGGAAATTTTTTCCACCGACCTCCGTCTCGCGATTCCTGATCCGGTTTACCCCGTTTACGTCGATACCAACGTCATGGCGGGCCGCACCGGTGCCAACGTCGACGGTCGCTACCAAGGCATCACCTATCTCGAAAGCACGCCCGCCAACGGCTACGTGCCGAGCGTGCCGGCGGGTGCGGCGGATCTGATCTACCTGTGCTTCCCCAATAATCCCACCGGCGCTGTCGCCACGCGCGCCCAACTCGCCGCCTGGGTCGCCTACGCGAAGCAGCACAAAGCCGTCATCCTCTTCGACTCCGCTTACGAAGCCTACATTCGCGATCCCGAAATTCCGCACAGCATCTACGAAATCGAGGGTGCGCACGAAGTAGCCATCGAGTTTCGCAGCTTCTCCAAAACCGCCGGCTTCACCGGCACGCGTTGCGCCTACACCGTCGTGCCGAAGGCCCTGAAAGCCTTTGACGCCGCCGGCGCCGAACACTCCGTCCACGCGCTCTGGAACCGCCGCCACACCACGAAATTCAATGGCGTGGCCTATCCCATCCAAAAAGCCGCCGCCGCCATCTACACCGCCGCCGGCCAACAGCAGACCACCGCCCTCATCAATTTCTACCTCGAGAACGCGAAGCTGATCCGCAGCGCGATGACGAAGCTCGGCTTCGCCTGCATCGGCGGCGACAACGCGCCTTACATCTGGATCAACACCGGCCGCGACTCTTGGGAATTTTTCGATCGCTTGCTCAACGAAGCACAGGTCGTCTGCACGCCCGGCGCCGGTTTCGGCAAGTGCGGCGAAGGCCACGTGCGCATCAGCGCCTTCAACTCGCGCGAAAACGTCGAGACCGCCCTCGCCCGCATCGCCGCCGCGTTGAAGTAA
- the panC gene encoding pantoate--beta-alanine ligase: MQKTETVVQLRDCLAPFHTAHKIVALVPTMGAIHGGHRALIAAARERADIVVVSIFVNPLQFGLNELPAAYPRDPEGDERACAEAGVDVVFTPSVAEIYPRGFSSYVTEEVVSRPLCGVARPAYFRGVTTVTTKLFNVVQPALAFYGQKDLQQAAVVRKLVADLAFAVEIVVVPTWREPDGLAAGVRNPLLTATQRQEARAIYGALEEAKAMVAKGVRSPDRVVAEATHILSQHRRVRVIYVAIVDQVTMEAARGEIIPGRSVLTIAVWIDEIRFIDNVLL, encoded by the coding sequence ATGCAGAAAACCGAAACAGTGGTGCAGTTACGCGACTGCCTCGCTCCTTTTCACACCGCACATAAAATCGTGGCACTCGTGCCGACGATGGGCGCGATTCACGGTGGCCACCGGGCGTTGATCGCCGCCGCCCGGGAGCGCGCCGACATCGTGGTGGTGTCGATTTTCGTCAATCCGCTGCAGTTTGGGCTCAATGAATTGCCGGCGGCTTATCCGCGTGATCCGGAGGGCGATGAGCGGGCCTGTGCGGAGGCGGGGGTGGACGTGGTGTTCACCCCGTCGGTGGCGGAAATTTATCCGCGCGGATTTTCGAGCTACGTGACGGAGGAGGTGGTAAGCCGACCGCTGTGCGGCGTGGCGCGGCCGGCGTATTTTCGCGGAGTCACCACGGTGACGACAAAATTGTTCAACGTCGTGCAGCCTGCGCTCGCGTTTTACGGGCAGAAAGATCTGCAGCAGGCGGCGGTCGTGCGGAAGCTGGTCGCGGATCTGGCGTTTGCGGTGGAGATTGTGGTGGTGCCGACTTGGCGAGAACCGGACGGGCTCGCGGCGGGCGTCCGCAATCCGCTGCTCACTGCCACCCAACGGCAGGAGGCGCGGGCGATCTACGGTGCTTTGGAAGAGGCGAAGGCGATGGTCGCCAAAGGCGTGCGCAGCCCTGACCGCGTGGTCGCGGAAGCGACGCATATCCTGAGTCAACATCGGCGAGTGCGCGTGATTTATGTGGCGATCGTCGATCAGGTGACGATGGAAGCAGCGAGGGGTGAAATCATTCCGGGACGCTCGGTGCTGACGATTGCCGTCTGGATCGATGAGATCCGATTCATCGACAACGTGCTCCTGTGA
- a CDS encoding class II aldolase/adducin family protein, producing MAANLSAPETLPRLLSLSHQLGREERQLAILGEGNTSARLTAGTFLVKASGSNLGTLAEAGVTECRFADILELIDQTGLGDGAVDAALLAARVNPDARKPSVEAMFHAWLLTLPGVNFVGHTHPVAVNRILCTSHARAFAEQRSCPDEIVCCGAASVLVPYVDPGLKLAVAIRAAVRAFVERSGRAPRVVLLENHGLIALGGTPEAVMAATLMTVKAAEVYLGAALLGGPNFLSSETVERIAGRPDEHYREQALGLR from the coding sequence ATGGCCGCCAATCTTTCTGCTCCTGAAACGCTTCCGCGTTTGCTTTCGCTTTCCCACCAGCTCGGTCGTGAAGAGCGGCAGCTGGCCATCCTCGGGGAGGGCAACACTTCGGCGCGGCTGACGGCCGGCACGTTTCTGGTCAAGGCGAGCGGTTCGAATCTTGGCACGCTCGCAGAGGCTGGAGTGACGGAGTGCCGGTTCGCGGATATCCTTGAGTTGATCGATCAGACGGGACTCGGCGACGGAGCGGTCGATGCGGCCTTGCTGGCGGCGCGGGTGAATCCGGACGCGCGCAAGCCCTCGGTCGAAGCGATGTTTCACGCGTGGCTGCTCACGTTGCCCGGGGTGAATTTTGTGGGGCACACGCATCCCGTGGCCGTTAACCGCATCCTCTGCACGTCACACGCGCGGGCGTTCGCCGAGCAGCGGTCGTGTCCGGACGAAATCGTGTGTTGCGGAGCGGCGTCGGTGCTCGTGCCGTATGTCGATCCGGGGCTGAAGCTCGCGGTCGCGATTCGCGCGGCGGTGCGGGCGTTTGTGGAGCGTTCGGGGCGGGCGCCGCGCGTGGTCTTACTGGAAAATCATGGGCTCATTGCGTTGGGCGGCACGCCGGAAGCGGTCATGGCGGCGACACTCATGACGGTGAAGGCGGCCGAGGTTTATTTGGGTGCGGCATTGCTCGGGGGGCCGAACTTCCTATCGTCCGAAACGGTGGAGCGCATCGCGGGTCGCCCCGACGAACATTATCGCGAGCAGGCGCTCGGTCTGCGTTAA
- a CDS encoding bifunctional rhamnulose-1-phosphate aldolase/short-chain dehydrogenase: MKSYRFVNYLWDDAQAASLDPVGRLVYRSNLLGSDQRITNTGGGNTSSKLTEKDPLSGQPVEVLWVKGSGGDLRTSKRENFSSLYQQKLIDLQSLYAARADKGLKAPAEDDMVGMYTHATFNLNPRASSIDTPLHSFIPAKFVDHMHPNAIIAIAASKHCEKLAQEIFGGEMAYVKWMRPGFELGLAMQEICRQNPKVKSIMMGQHGFISWADDEKACYTYTLDCIDKAAAFIEGKYEQKGGDAKAFGGAKYQTLEETQRRATLAAILPWLRGQVSQQKRFIGTIQDDAKILRFVNSKDAARLAELGTSCPDHFLRTKIKPLYVDWNPQAEDLAALKSKLAKAIEEYRKDYASYYNTCKHANSPAMRDPNPTVVLIPGLGMIAWGKDKSESRVTAEFYNCAVEVMRGAEAIDTYIALPQQEAFDIEYWLLEEAKLKRMPAEKELARQVVVVVGAGSGIGKETAHRIAKDGAQIVSVDMKADAAEATAKEITDKLGQGIGVAGSGISGCGPAVGLACNVTDRASVRAMLDQVALAYGGFDSIIVTAGVFWPSDTTGHIPDDKWAFTFNVNVTGSYIVGDEAFKTWKEQGLKGQLVLTTSANAAVAKKGSVAYDTSKAAANHLVRELAIELAPLVRVNGVAPATVVQGSAMFPRDRVVGSLAKYNIAFTEDEATESLVKKLAQFYADRTLTKAPITPADQAEAYFLLVSQRLSKTTGQILTVDGGLHEAFLR, encoded by the coding sequence ATGAAATCGTATCGCTTCGTAAACTATCTGTGGGATGACGCCCAAGCGGCGTCGCTCGATCCCGTCGGCCGCCTGGTCTATCGCTCCAACCTGCTGGGCAGCGATCAGCGCATCACCAACACCGGCGGCGGCAACACGTCGTCGAAGCTCACCGAGAAAGATCCGCTGAGCGGTCAACCGGTCGAAGTGCTGTGGGTGAAGGGCTCCGGGGGCGATCTGCGCACGAGCAAGCGCGAGAACTTTTCCTCATTGTATCAACAAAAGCTGATCGACCTGCAGAGTCTCTATGCGGCGCGGGCCGACAAAGGACTGAAGGCTCCGGCGGAGGACGACATGGTCGGCATGTATACGCATGCGACGTTCAACCTGAACCCGCGCGCCTCGTCGATCGACACGCCGCTGCACAGCTTCATTCCGGCGAAATTCGTCGATCACATGCATCCGAATGCGATCATCGCGATCGCGGCGTCGAAGCATTGCGAGAAACTCGCGCAGGAGATTTTCGGCGGCGAGATGGCGTATGTGAAATGGATGCGGCCGGGCTTCGAACTCGGTCTCGCGATGCAGGAAATCTGCCGGCAAAATCCGAAGGTGAAATCGATCATGATGGGGCAGCACGGCTTCATTTCGTGGGCCGATGACGAGAAGGCGTGCTACACCTACACGCTCGACTGCATCGACAAGGCGGCGGCGTTCATCGAGGGAAAATACGAGCAGAAGGGTGGCGACGCGAAGGCGTTTGGCGGCGCGAAATATCAGACGTTGGAAGAGACGCAGCGGCGCGCGACGCTGGCGGCGATCCTGCCGTGGCTGCGCGGACAGGTGTCGCAGCAGAAGCGGTTCATCGGCACGATCCAGGACGATGCGAAGATTCTGCGTTTCGTGAATTCGAAGGACGCGGCGCGCCTGGCCGAACTCGGCACGAGCTGCCCGGATCATTTTCTCCGCACGAAAATCAAGCCGCTCTACGTGGACTGGAATCCGCAGGCGGAGGATCTCGCGGCGCTGAAGAGCAAGCTCGCGAAGGCGATCGAAGAATATCGGAAGGACTACGCGTCGTATTACAACACGTGCAAACACGCGAACTCGCCCGCGATGCGCGACCCGAATCCGACCGTGGTGCTCATTCCCGGGCTCGGCATGATCGCGTGGGGCAAAGACAAATCCGAATCGCGGGTGACGGCGGAATTCTACAATTGCGCGGTCGAAGTGATGCGCGGCGCTGAGGCGATCGATACCTACATCGCGCTGCCGCAGCAGGAGGCGTTCGACATCGAATACTGGCTGCTCGAAGAGGCGAAATTGAAACGCATGCCGGCGGAGAAGGAACTCGCGCGGCAGGTCGTCGTCGTCGTCGGAGCCGGCTCGGGCATCGGCAAGGAAACGGCGCACCGCATCGCAAAAGACGGCGCGCAAATCGTGAGCGTCGACATGAAAGCGGACGCGGCGGAAGCGACCGCCAAGGAAATCACCGACAAACTCGGTCAGGGCATCGGCGTGGCCGGCAGCGGCATTTCGGGCTGCGGTCCGGCGGTGGGTCTCGCGTGCAACGTCACCGATCGCGCGAGTGTGCGCGCCATGCTGGACCAGGTGGCGCTCGCCTATGGCGGCTTCGACTCGATCATCGTGACCGCAGGCGTGTTCTGGCCGAGCGATACCACGGGCCACATTCCCGACGACAAGTGGGCGTTTACGTTCAACGTGAACGTGACCGGCAGTTACATCGTCGGCGATGAGGCGTTCAAGACGTGGAAAGAGCAGGGGTTGAAGGGGCAGCTCGTTCTCACCACCTCGGCCAATGCGGCGGTGGCGAAGAAGGGGTCGGTGGCCTACGACACGTCGAAAGCCGCGGCGAATCACCTCGTGCGGGAACTCGCGATCGAACTCGCGCCTCTCGTGCGCGTGAACGGTGTGGCGCCGGCGACGGTGGTGCAGGGTTCGGCCATGTTTCCCCGCGACCGCGTGGTCGGTTCGCTCGCGAAATACAACATCGCGTTCACGGAGGACGAGGCGACGGAATCGCTGGTGAAGAAACTCGCGCAGTTTTACGCGGATCGCACGTTGACGAAGGCCCCGATCACGCCGGCGGATCAGGCGGAGGCGTATTTTCTGCTCGTGAGCCAGCGCCTGAGCAAGACGACCGGCCAGATCCTCACGGTGGACGGCGGCTTGCACGAAGCGTTTCTGCGCTGA
- a CDS encoding 2-dehydropantoate 2-reductase: protein MVNISSIGIVGAGAIGAYFGAKLARAGADVRFLMRSDLAAVRERGLRIEEPAGAFTLSPVAAFGTTAEMGACDLVIIALKATANGALGELLPPLLHERTTLLPLQNGLGPDEAIAAQFGPRRVVGGLCYAGINRTAPGVIVCASYGTTTLGEFSGAATERTRAIAAWFERADLKPSVVDDLAEARWRKLVWNVPFNGLAVVADGGITTDLILADPDLVARARRLMEEVVAVAAALGHAIPTSYIDRQFVTTARIGAYAPSSLVDYRAGRAIEIEAIWGEPLRRARAAGVATPELAQLYEELKQCAG, encoded by the coding sequence GTGGTTAACATTTCCTCCATCGGGATCGTCGGCGCGGGAGCGATCGGCGCTTATTTTGGCGCTAAGCTCGCGCGTGCGGGAGCGGACGTGCGCTTCCTCATGCGCAGCGATCTGGCGGCGGTGCGCGAGCGCGGTTTGAGGATCGAGGAACCCGCCGGCGCGTTCACGCTTTCGCCGGTGGCCGCGTTTGGCACGACGGCGGAAATGGGGGCGTGCGACCTCGTGATCATCGCGCTGAAGGCGACAGCGAACGGCGCGCTCGGGGAATTGCTGCCGCCGTTGTTGCATGAGCGGACAACGCTGCTGCCGTTGCAGAATGGGTTGGGGCCGGACGAAGCCATCGCGGCGCAGTTTGGGCCTCGACGCGTCGTGGGCGGACTTTGTTACGCGGGCATCAATCGCACGGCACCGGGGGTGATCGTTTGCGCCTCTTACGGCACGACGACGCTGGGGGAGTTTAGCGGCGCGGCAACCGAGCGCACGCGGGCGATCGCCGCGTGGTTTGAGCGAGCGGATTTGAAGCCGAGCGTGGTGGACGATCTGGCCGAGGCACGGTGGCGGAAGCTCGTTTGGAACGTGCCGTTCAACGGCCTTGCGGTGGTGGCGGACGGAGGCATCACCACCGACTTGATTCTCGCCGATCCGGACCTCGTCGCGCGGGCCCGGCGGCTGATGGAGGAAGTGGTCGCAGTGGCCGCGGCGTTGGGCCATGCGATTCCGACAAGTTATATTGACCGGCAGTTTGTGACGACCGCGCGGATCGGAGCTTATGCGCCGTCGAGTTTGGTGGATTACCGCGCTGGACGCGCCATCGAGATCGAGGCGATCTGGGGCGAACCGTTGCGGCGGGCGCGGGCGGCGGGTGTGGCGACACCGGAATTGGCGCAGCTTTACGAGGAGTTGAAACAGTGCGCGGGATGA
- a CDS encoding sugar phosphate isomerase/epimerase family protein, translating to MKYGAHIYLWIERWSDAEVGLLARAKSLGLDVLEIAVGLDVSFSSDLTRRAAAEAGMRLITSPGGEWPAAADLSADDPAQRRAAVEFHRRAIDQAAELGALAYAGAIYGRPGTVLKRRPPADELPRTAEGLRVLADFAKERGVGLVIEPMSRFRTHLINTPAQALQLIELAGAPGNVGVMFDTYHMVTELRDPAAAVRALGDTLWGLHACENDRGVPGGGLIPWAPLLAAVGETACDYIGLEGYNTARGDFGWRRGMFQDVCPDGDAFVREGLACLQTQVVDRQ from the coding sequence ATGAAATACGGAGCGCACATTTATTTGTGGATCGAGCGATGGTCCGACGCGGAGGTCGGGTTGCTCGCGCGCGCGAAGAGTCTCGGGCTCGACGTGCTGGAGATCGCGGTGGGGTTGGACGTTTCGTTTTCCTCCGATTTGACGCGGCGCGCGGCGGCGGAGGCAGGGATGCGTTTGATCACGAGTCCGGGCGGCGAGTGGCCGGCGGCGGCGGATTTGTCGGCGGACGATCCGGCGCAGCGGCGGGCGGCAGTCGAGTTTCACCGGCGGGCGATCGATCAGGCGGCGGAGCTGGGCGCGCTGGCATATGCGGGGGCGATTTACGGACGGCCGGGCACGGTGTTGAAACGGCGTCCGCCGGCGGACGAATTGCCGCGCACGGCGGAAGGGCTGCGGGTGCTGGCGGATTTCGCGAAGGAGCGCGGCGTGGGGCTCGTGATCGAGCCGATGAGCCGGTTTCGCACGCATCTGATCAACACGCCGGCGCAGGCGTTGCAGTTGATCGAGCTGGCGGGCGCGCCGGGCAACGTGGGGGTGATGTTCGACACGTATCACATGGTGACGGAGCTCCGCGATCCGGCGGCGGCGGTGCGGGCGCTGGGCGACACATTGTGGGGGCTGCACGCGTGCGAGAACGATCGTGGCGTGCCGGGCGGCGGGCTGATTCCGTGGGCGCCGCTGCTGGCGGCGGTGGGCGAGACGGCGTGCGATTACATCGGCTTAGAAGGCTACAACACGGCGCGCGGCGATTTCGGCTGGCGGCGCGGGATGTTTCAGGACGTATGCCCGGACGGCGACGCGTTTGTGCGGGAGGGGCTGGCTTGCTTGCAAACGCAGGTGGTTGACCGGCAGTAA
- a CDS encoding M13 family metallopeptidase: MQIPRWAVASAALVCSVAAFAAIDPKNFDPAVKPQDDFYQFANGGWLKNNPVPPAYSRWGAFYEVNETNLAALHTVLEQASRAEHPNAIEKLVGDFYASGMDEAAIDAAGLQPLQPELDRIDAIKTVEDVQAEIAHLHGRAVRVGFFFTSEQDPKDTKMMIAAGGQGGLGLPDRDYYFRDDEKSKTLRMEYTAHVARMLELSGWSPDDAKQGADDVLQLETALAAVSKKRVDLRDPVANYHKMSAAELAKLAPEFDWNRYFTALDIKDVGPIDIGQPEFFTGFSKQIKDTPVAAWKTYLRWHLLHAAAPYLSSALVNENFQFFDKTLSGTQELRERWKRVLGTIDTYTGEALGQLYVKEFFPPESKARMLQLVENLRAALRDRLHTLEWMDDATKARALDKLNAFGVKIGYPDKWIDYSSVKIDRKAYWQNVMNARAFDHHRSIAKIGQPVDRTEWDMTPPTVNAYYNPTMNEIVFPAGILQPPFFDAKADDAVNYGGIGAVIGHEMTHGFDDEGRQFAADGSLTDWWTPESAAKFKERSAAIVKQFNGYVAIDDLHVNGALTQGENIADLGGLKIAYAALQKALGGKEPAKIGGFTAAQRFFLSWATVWHTNIRDQQLRLQVNTDPHSPARFRVNGPVSNLEDFYKAFDVPAGAPMRRPDNERVEIW; encoded by the coding sequence ATGCAAATTCCTCGCTGGGCGGTCGCTTCGGCCGCGTTGGTTTGCTCGGTGGCGGCGTTCGCGGCCATCGACCCGAAGAACTTCGACCCTGCGGTCAAACCGCAGGACGACTTTTACCAGTTCGCCAATGGCGGCTGGCTAAAAAACAATCCGGTCCCGCCGGCCTACAGCCGTTGGGGGGCGTTTTACGAAGTCAACGAGACCAATCTGGCCGCGTTGCACACGGTGCTTGAGCAGGCGTCCCGCGCGGAACATCCCAACGCGATCGAGAAGCTGGTCGGCGATTTCTACGCGAGCGGCATGGACGAGGCCGCCATCGACGCGGCGGGCCTCCAGCCGTTGCAACCGGAACTCGATCGCATCGATGCCATCAAGACGGTCGAGGACGTGCAGGCGGAGATCGCGCATCTGCACGGGCGCGCGGTGCGGGTCGGATTCTTTTTCACGTCGGAGCAGGATCCCAAGGATACGAAGATGATGATCGCGGCGGGCGGCCAGGGCGGGCTCGGGCTGCCGGACCGCGATTACTATTTCCGCGACGACGAGAAGTCGAAAACGCTGCGGATGGAATACACCGCGCACGTGGCGCGCATGCTGGAGTTGTCGGGTTGGTCGCCGGATGACGCCAAGCAGGGCGCGGACGACGTGCTCCAACTGGAGACGGCGCTGGCGGCGGTCTCGAAGAAGCGGGTCGATCTGCGCGACCCGGTGGCGAATTATCACAAAATGTCGGCCGCCGAGCTGGCGAAGCTCGCGCCGGAGTTCGATTGGAACCGCTACTTCACGGCGCTCGACATCAAGGACGTGGGTCCGATCGACATCGGGCAGCCGGAGTTTTTCACGGGGTTCAGCAAGCAGATCAAGGACACGCCGGTCGCAGCGTGGAAGACGTATCTGCGCTGGCATTTGCTGCACGCGGCGGCGCCTTACCTGAGCAGCGCGCTGGTGAATGAGAATTTCCAGTTCTTCGACAAAACCCTCTCAGGCACGCAGGAACTGCGCGAGCGATGGAAGCGGGTGCTGGGGACGATCGACACGTACACCGGCGAGGCGCTGGGCCAGCTTTACGTGAAGGAGTTTTTTCCGCCGGAGTCGAAAGCGCGGATGTTGCAGCTCGTGGAAAACCTCCGCGCGGCGTTGCGCGATCGCTTGCACACGCTCGAATGGATGGACGACGCGACGAAGGCCCGCGCGTTGGACAAGCTCAACGCGTTTGGCGTGAAGATCGGTTATCCCGACAAGTGGATCGACTACAGCTCGGTGAAGATAGACCGGAAGGCCTATTGGCAGAACGTGATGAACGCGCGCGCGTTTGATCACCATCGCAGCATCGCGAAAATCGGCCAGCCGGTGGATCGCACCGAGTGGGACATGACGCCGCCGACGGTGAACGCGTATTACAACCCCACGATGAACGAGATCGTGTTTCCCGCCGGCATCCTGCAGCCGCCGTTCTTCGACGCGAAGGCGGATGATGCGGTGAACTACGGCGGCATCGGCGCGGTGATCGGCCACGAGATGACGCATGGTTTCGACGACGAAGGCCGGCAGTTCGCCGCCGACGGCAGTCTGACGGACTGGTGGACGCCAGAGAGCGCGGCGAAATTCAAGGAGCGTTCCGCGGCGATCGTGAAGCAGTTCAACGGCTATGTGGCGATCGACGATCTGCACGTGAATGGGGCGTTGACGCAGGGCGAGAACATCGCGGACCTCGGCGGATTGAAGATCGCTTATGCCGCGCTGCAAAAAGCGCTCGGCGGCAAAGAGCCGGCGAAGATCGGCGGCTTCACTGCGGCGCAGCGGTTCTTCCTGAGCTGGGCGACGGTGTGGCATACGAACATCCGCGACCAGCAACTGCGTTTGCAGGTGAACACTGATCCGCACTCGCCGGCGCGTTTCCGCGTGAACGGGCCCGTCTCGAATTTGGAGGATTTCTACAAGGCGTTTGATGTGCCCGCAGGTGCGCCGATGCGCCGCCCGGACAACGAGCGCGTCGAGATCTGGTAA